Genomic segment of Populus trichocarpa isolate Nisqually-1 chromosome 12, P.trichocarpa_v4.1, whole genome shotgun sequence:
ATGTAAATTACAGGGTAAACCTCATTCTGGACCTTAAACTATATATGTATCTCAATCAAGACCCTGAGCAATGTATTTTATCAATTAGATCCACATTACGCCATATATTTCTCAATTgggtatttttatcaatttttttaaaaattatttccataAACTTTTACTGTTTTATGCAATGAAACTGGTCtattaaaggaaaaattaacattaaaattgagagaaaatggATAGAAGGATCCAATTGAGAAATCTCTGGAATACTTTGGacataattgatgaaattatttgttcttaaacttaatttataaatatcttataCATTTGTGGCTAATGTCTTATGTTTCCCACAAATTGAATGTGGACTTGGCAGATAAAGATTCATCCCACATAAAGTGGGGCCCAACTGAATCAATTAGCTGACGTGTCCTTGTCCATTTGTCTTGTTAATAGATACCTCTTTAAAAAACCCCattattttccttcattttccaGCAATCCAAACAaccctcataagaaaatttgCCAATGGCTTTTCTCTTGGGTTCGTTGAAAACAAGCCATTATCATCAACAACTCCTACTACTTCACTAGCTTCTTCTTTGGTGAATTCCACAAAGATCCACTCCCCAAAAGTGTCTCTAAAGTCCagttttttaatgcaaaaaacgtgaaaattattgaaacttGAAGGAAAACAAAGATCCCTTCGATCCATGGTGGATACTCAGTGAAGATGTCATGGGATGTTCCTCCTCCCTCTGtcaaattaatcattaattattgtAACAAATGTTTCGATGTAACAGTTGACTGATACAGTTATAGAGCATGTGGGGTACAAAGTGGGACAGGCAATTCAGAAACGTTGTCATCTTGTACGGGCAGTTGATGTAAGGTTGTGTCTTAGAGGTGGAGAGATGGAGAAAGGCCCAAGGATTAGAAAGGTACCCTTCAaattatgaattgaattttagattttttgtgattttgggtTACTGTGTTTACTAAAAGTCATGGGGTGGTGAGGGCAGAGGAAGATGCTGAGAAATCTAAGCAAGTATTGATTTGGTGTCGTCAATTATTCAACAGGTTGAGGAAGATTAAGGACAAGGAATCCGATCATGGTAGACACATGAAAGGATTTAATAAGTTGAAGGTCGGTTAGGAAGCAATGTCACAAGTGGTGGGGAGTGATGCAGATACAGTTTCACAGCGAAAAGATGACGACAATCTTGATGAGGTAGGGCTCTTTAACATTTTTGTTCGcggtttattatttatgttgtcTTAGTTGTTTTGTATGCATTTAGTTACTATCCATAGCTTCATATCATCTAATGTAAGTCTTATGTATTCTTGTGAGTTCATTAATATAGACTTGTAGTGAATAGTTCATTAATATCCAACAAGGGCTTTCCCCATAGCACCATTTGGCGATTACTACGCACATGTAATTTGCAGATGATTTAGCATCATAACTTGTGAACTGTAGCGAATACCTTATCGGTTCTCTTAGATAGATATTTATGGACTGTTGCAAAAGGAAACCGCATTACCGTCTTCATCTTTCCAAATCATGGCTTGGCACTCAAAGTTCTTCTCTACATCTGGGTGTCAATGTAAAATGAAACTAGAGAAAGGATATTTTCTATTACGTTTAAGTTTGATGCGTGCGTTTTGGCTAGTTAAACCATTGGCCACCCGGACATATTGTCGTTGTCTGCCATAGACTATTTATCTCCACCATCTTCAGGTTGTTCGAACAGGTTACTTTGACATGCCACCTCTGACTGTAGATGAAGCAATTGAGCAGCTGGAAAATGTAGATCATGCCTTCTATGGTTTCAGGAATGAAGAAACTGGTACGAATTTATGGTTCTTGAGTCAATTTCTTTGCACTGATCCTCTATGTTCTGTTATGTAGGCGCTAAACTGGTGGATGCTTAATTTGAGATGATATTAATATTGTCTACTAAAAACAAGCTGGAGGTATGGTCTCATTATACCTAAAGAAAATGGCAGTGCAGGACAATTAGAGCTGTTGGTGGTGGAACCAGCTAGAGAACCATCACTAGCAGAATAACCAGGCCATGCAAAAGAGGATCCTTTCATGAAATAGATTAGAAAACCCACTTGTCCCATTATCATCAACAATTCCTACTACTTCACTGGCTTCTTCTTTGGTGAATCCCGTAAAGACCCACTCCCCAACAGTGTCCCTCAAGTCccattttttatgcaaaaatgtGAACTTTATTGAAActagaaggaaaacaaaaacccttTTGAGCCATGGTGGCTATTCAATGAAGATGTCATGGAATGGTCCTCTCTGttctattaaattaatcattcaAGGCAAAAACTTGGCggtttttcttttacatttgcATTTCTGGTTTTTGCTGTCTTTAAACTCTTTAAAGATAcagtttttatcttcttctttttcttattgtCAGAATTGTAAACGTAATATAatgtttggattttatttatttatttattttgctgtCTAATTTGTGATTGTAAAAAATGTTTGGATGTAGCAGTTGACTGATACTGTAAAAGAGCATGTGGAGGACAAAGTAGGAAAGGCAAATTTAGTCATCTTGTAAGGGAAGTTGATGCAAGGTTGTCAGTTAGAGGTGGAGAGTTGGGGAAAGGTCCAAGGATTAGAAAATGTAGGTATCCTTCAAATTATGAATTGgattttagcatattttttatttgggtttgctttaaatttgtcaatttttggatggtgtgtttttatttgaggttACTTTGTTTACTAAGAGGCATGGAGTGGTGAGGGCAGAGGAAGATTCTGAGACAATCTATGCAACTATTGATTTGGTGTCGTCAATTATTCAAAGTAAGTTGAGGAAGATAAAGGAGGAGTCTGATCATGGTAGACACATGAAAGGGCTTAATAGGTTGAAGATTAGGGAGCCAATGCCACAAGTGGTGGAGGATGATGCAGATGCAGTTTCACGGAAAGAAGATGATGACTATCTTGAT
This window contains:
- the LOC18109374 gene encoding ribosome-binding factor PSRP1, chloroplastic, with the translated sequence MQGCQLEVESWGKVQGLENVTLFTKRHGVVRAEEDSETIYATIDLVSSIIQSKLRKIKEESDHGRHMKGLNRLKIREPMPQVVEDDADAVSRKEDDDYLDEAVHTKYFDMPPLTVDEAIVRLGNVDHAFYGFGHAEGERYRI